In the genome of Criblamydia sequanensis CRIB-18, one region contains:
- the rlmN gene encoding 23S rRNA (adenine(2503)-C(2))-methyltransferase RlmN — MKRLAFDLEEKEWMDWLLQRGEKPFRSKQIREWLFQKDENDPLLFTNLHLPLREALKADFDFDLPVVDARLESKDGSEKFLLLSKDNQLFEMVIMPSDHRITLCVSSQVGCRMGCTFCQTGKLGFKRNLTRGEILSQIILANRRLKEKGLERKVTNVVFMGMGEPLDNYEEVVAACKTLIAKDAFHLSKSKVTISTSGLVPEIERLGKDLPVRLAISLHQTNDEKRSEIMPINRRYPLPVLKEALLNYPAPDRLGITFEYVMIKGVNDSLLDAKRLVHFLHGIKAKVNLIPMNRFPGSSMTTAEEEAVEQFQRYLSERSIPAPVRYSRAQDVSGACGQLAAKKQNELDMDPRVLAKERRIEDKFAKTTFGQKKSLE; from the coding sequence ATGAAGCGTCTTGCTTTTGATTTAGAAGAAAAAGAGTGGATGGATTGGCTTTTGCAAAGAGGGGAAAAGCCTTTCAGGTCAAAACAAATTAGAGAATGGCTTTTTCAAAAAGATGAGAATGACCCTCTTCTTTTTACAAATCTTCATTTGCCTTTAAGGGAAGCTCTCAAAGCTGATTTTGATTTTGATCTGCCTGTTGTTGACGCTCGTCTGGAGTCAAAGGACGGCTCTGAAAAATTTCTTTTACTTTCGAAAGACAATCAGCTTTTTGAAATGGTGATCATGCCTTCAGACCATCGCATCACCCTTTGCGTCAGTAGTCAAGTAGGGTGTAGAATGGGATGCACTTTCTGCCAGACTGGAAAATTGGGCTTTAAGCGAAATTTAACCCGGGGCGAGATTTTATCCCAAATTATCTTGGCAAATCGAAGGCTTAAAGAGAAAGGGCTTGAGCGAAAAGTTACGAATGTAGTTTTTATGGGTATGGGAGAGCCTTTAGACAATTATGAAGAAGTGGTCGCTGCTTGTAAAACTTTAATTGCGAAAGACGCATTTCATCTTTCAAAATCAAAAGTGACCATCTCCACTTCGGGACTTGTTCCTGAAATTGAGCGTTTAGGCAAAGATTTGCCTGTCAGGCTTGCTATTTCCCTTCATCAAACAAATGATGAAAAACGATCCGAGATCATGCCGATAAATAGACGCTACCCGCTGCCTGTTTTAAAAGAAGCCCTCCTGAATTACCCAGCGCCTGATCGTTTAGGAATTACTTTTGAATATGTGATGATTAAGGGAGTCAATGACTCCCTTCTCGATGCGAAAAGGCTCGTTCATTTTCTCCATGGCATAAAGGCAAAGGTCAATCTGATCCCGATGAATCGATTCCCGGGAAGCTCAATGACAACTGCCGAAGAAGAGGCGGTAGAACAATTTCAAAGGTACCTTAGCGAAAGGTCCATCCCTGCGCCTGTTCGCTATAGCAGAGCGCAAGATGTCAGCGGAGCTTGCGGCCAGCTTGCCGCTAAAAAACAAAATGAACTAGATATGGACCCAAGGGTTTTGGCAAAAGAGAGAAGAATCGAAGATAAATTTGCCAAGACAACTTTTGGGCAAAAAAAATCGCTTGAATAG
- a CDS encoding carboxylate-amine ligase — MSNLAAPNSNKKTYSLFEVFGVELEYMIVDQETLEILPITDRLFQDISGEITDEIERGQITLNNELALHVVELKTTKPEKDLSSLPELFEKEIRSLQKYLKKHHARLLPSAMHPWMDSYKETKLWPHGDATIYNAFHKIFDCRGHGWGNLQSVHLNLPFSQEEEFVKLHSAIRLILPLIPTLAASSPFADGAATGFKDTRLKVYQSNCKKIFSVTGHIIPEYCGSIEEYHQKILQPIYKDLKPYDPQGVLQNEWVNARGAITRFSRQSIEIRLIDIQEAPLMDLAIVKALASLIGNLIKKGDLEKFDEVRLKKILEEGIQKGEEAWIDDLDYLKVFDWQGATIPAKELWKHLFDNFIDLDPVSRNQLEIIIKEGTLATRLLKKAGNSPSKDTLRKVYSLLGNSLDKGTPFIP; from the coding sequence ATGTCTAATTTAGCGGCACCCAATTCCAATAAAAAAACCTATTCTCTTTTTGAGGTTTTTGGAGTTGAGCTTGAATACATGATAGTGGACCAAGAAACATTAGAGATTCTTCCTATCACGGATCGTCTTTTTCAAGATATTTCTGGTGAAATTACAGATGAGATTGAAAGAGGTCAGATCACTTTAAATAATGAGCTTGCTCTACATGTTGTCGAGCTAAAAACAACCAAGCCTGAAAAAGATCTCTCTTCTCTTCCGGAGTTATTTGAAAAAGAAATAAGATCTCTCCAAAAGTACCTAAAAAAACACCATGCAAGACTGTTGCCAAGCGCCATGCACCCATGGATGGATTCCTATAAGGAAACAAAACTTTGGCCCCATGGTGATGCCACGATCTATAATGCTTTTCATAAAATTTTTGACTGCAGAGGGCATGGTTGGGGGAATTTGCAAAGCGTTCATTTAAACCTCCCCTTCTCTCAGGAAGAAGAATTTGTCAAGCTCCATAGCGCCATCCGGCTGATACTCCCTCTTATCCCAACCCTTGCCGCAAGCTCGCCTTTTGCAGATGGGGCAGCCACAGGTTTTAAAGACACAAGGCTTAAGGTTTATCAGTCTAATTGCAAAAAGATTTTTTCTGTGACAGGCCATATCATCCCTGAATATTGCGGGTCTATTGAAGAGTATCATCAAAAAATTCTCCAACCCATTTATAAAGACCTTAAGCCTTATGATCCTCAAGGGGTGCTTCAAAACGAATGGGTCAATGCAAGGGGGGCGATCACTCGTTTTAGCCGACAAAGTATTGAGATACGGCTTATAGATATTCAAGAAGCTCCATTAATGGATTTAGCCATCGTAAAAGCGCTCGCGAGTTTGATCGGGAATTTGATAAAAAAGGGAGATCTTGAAAAATTCGACGAGGTTCGCCTTAAAAAAATTTTGGAAGAAGGCATCCAAAAAGGAGAAGAAGCCTGGATAGATGATTTAGACTATTTAAAAGTTTTTGATTGGCAAGGGGCCACAATCCCAGCAAAAGAGCTATGGAAGCATCTCTTTGATAATTTTATCGACCTCGACCCTGTCTCTCGAAACCAACTGGAAATCATAATAAAGGAAGGGACTTTAGCTACAAGACTTTTGAAAAAAGCCGGAAATTCCCCCTCAAAAGATACTTTACGAAAGGTATACTCTTTACTTGGAAATTCCTTAGACAAAGGGACGCCGTTTATACCGTGA
- a CDS encoding class I SAM-dependent methyltransferase, which produces MSLKMSGLKKAVHRFNHRIEKQVVKPVKDMASFFHHFIHYPKTIGAATPSSPFVGKAIAKKIDEIPFKNKRILEIGAGTGVITEHLLQHLEDGDHLDVIECVPELVKELRILVNNSPKRNQVTIHEKKVEDYFPEKPYHFIISGLPLTVFHPEQVKFFYQKLETELLAKEGLFTYYEYLALPELRLCAYSLCKKLKPELYNHFRRILKTKNDYLKHKPVEHNTIWLNFTPMKVIHVKNPLNVR; this is translated from the coding sequence ATGTCATTAAAAATGAGTGGTTTAAAAAAAGCAGTTCATCGTTTTAATCATAGAATTGAAAAACAGGTGGTGAAACCGGTTAAGGATATGGCCTCCTTTTTCCATCACTTTATCCATTACCCGAAGACAATAGGAGCTGCAACGCCAAGTTCACCTTTTGTTGGAAAAGCGATAGCTAAAAAAATTGATGAGATTCCTTTCAAAAATAAAAGAATTCTCGAGATTGGCGCCGGTACAGGAGTGATTACCGAGCACCTGCTGCAACACCTTGAAGATGGAGATCACCTGGATGTCATCGAATGTGTCCCGGAACTTGTAAAAGAGCTAAGGATCCTGGTTAATAATTCGCCTAAAAGAAATCAAGTCACCATCCACGAGAAAAAAGTCGAAGATTATTTTCCCGAGAAACCTTATCACTTTATCATTTCAGGTTTGCCTTTAACTGTTTTTCATCCCGAACAGGTCAAATTTTTCTATCAAAAACTGGAAACGGAGCTTTTGGCAAAAGAGGGTCTTTTTACCTACTATGAATATTTGGCTTTGCCGGAACTTAGACTATGTGCTTATTCGCTTTGCAAAAAGCTAAAGCCTGAACTCTATAATCACTTCAGACGCATTCTAAAAACTAAAAATGATTACTTAAAACATAAGCCCGTAGAGCATAATACAATATGGCTAAACTTCACGCCAATGAAAGTTATCCACGTTAAAAATCCTTTAAACGTTCGTTAA
- a CDS encoding RimK family protein — translation MVKTIVVVDKESDWKLSDLDVEIVTADKYLKEGQYEKLGNVHLLNFCRSFSYQKLGYYVSLVASARGHKPQPSLHCIADFNSHAMVRRLVSSEFEELIQHSLSHIQSSSFVLSIYFGKNLAKCYDRLATYIFKQFPVPFLQVKFLKLKDKWVLSGLTPLGMHQIPDFHQNFVLEQVKRYLSQKKVSGTIKRKSTIFDLAILVDPEEEHPPSNKKAIRKFCKAAEILGFSVELIQKSDFGRVAEFDALFIRQTTSVNHYTYRFSRRAYANGIEVIDDPLSILRCCNKIYLYELLGKHQLPMPETKLCDSSAIKEYAEGITYPVVLKEPDGSFSQGVYKASNAAEFEQITKKMVEKSELILVQQFMPSDYDWRIGVLDGQPIYACKYFMAKDHWQIYKKKSSGKLEEGDFEAVPIKEVPKKALQLAVKASNLIGKGLYGVDMKEVEGNFYIIEVNDNPNIDAGVEDEILGDELYLAVMRVIYNRIQQKRRHFTYV, via the coding sequence ATGGTAAAAACAATTGTAGTTGTCGACAAAGAAAGCGATTGGAAGCTTTCTGATTTAGATGTCGAAATCGTGACAGCCGATAAATATTTGAAAGAAGGACAATATGAAAAATTAGGAAACGTTCATCTTTTAAATTTTTGCAGGTCCTTCTCTTATCAAAAATTAGGGTATTATGTTTCCCTTGTCGCTTCTGCAAGAGGCCATAAGCCTCAGCCGAGTTTACACTGCATAGCGGACTTTAATTCCCATGCCATGGTTAGAAGGCTTGTTTCAAGCGAATTTGAGGAGTTGATTCAACATAGCTTGAGCCATATTCAGTCAAGCAGCTTTGTTTTAAGCATCTATTTTGGAAAAAACTTGGCTAAGTGTTATGACCGCTTAGCCACCTATATCTTTAAACAGTTCCCGGTTCCATTTTTACAGGTGAAGTTTTTAAAATTAAAAGATAAATGGGTGCTTTCCGGCCTGACACCTCTTGGAATGCATCAAATTCCCGATTTTCACCAAAATTTTGTCTTGGAGCAAGTAAAGCGATACTTAAGCCAGAAGAAAGTGAGCGGCACAATCAAAAGAAAAAGCACAATTTTTGATTTAGCCATCCTTGTGGACCCTGAGGAAGAACACCCCCCGTCGAATAAAAAAGCGATTCGTAAATTTTGTAAAGCTGCGGAAATTCTTGGTTTTTCTGTTGAGTTAATTCAAAAATCCGATTTTGGGAGGGTAGCTGAATTTGACGCTCTTTTCATCAGACAAACGACAAGCGTCAACCACTACACTTATCGATTTTCAAGAAGAGCTTATGCAAACGGCATTGAAGTGATTGACGACCCTCTTTCTATCTTACGCTGCTGTAATAAAATCTATCTTTATGAACTGCTTGGCAAGCACCAGCTCCCTATGCCTGAAACGAAACTTTGCGACAGCAGCGCGATTAAAGAGTACGCAGAAGGAATTACTTATCCTGTTGTCTTAAAAGAGCCGGATGGCTCTTTCTCGCAAGGGGTTTATAAAGCTTCCAACGCTGCTGAATTTGAACAGATCACCAAAAAAATGGTGGAAAAATCAGAGCTTATTTTAGTGCAGCAGTTTATGCCCTCAGATTATGATTGGCGCATCGGGGTTTTAGACGGTCAGCCGATCTACGCTTGCAAATATTTTATGGCAAAGGACCACTGGCAAATTTATAAGAAAAAAAGTTCCGGGAAATTAGAGGAAGGGGATTTTGAAGCAGTCCCAATTAAAGAAGTCCCTAAAAAAGCGTTGCAGCTTGCTGTTAAAGCCTCGAACCTAATAGGCAAAGGTCTTTATGGGGTCGATATGAAAGAAGTCGAAGGCAACTTTTATATTATTGAAGTGAATGACAACCCCAACATCGATGCAGGTGTAGAAGATGAGATTTTAGGCGATGAGCTTTACCTTGCTGTCATGAGAGTGATTTATAATAGAATCCAGCAAAAAAGGCGGCACTTCACCTATGTCTAA
- a CDS encoding Tex family protein, translating to MAFELETVEKKMIEELSSELKISKISFASVLKLLKEGNTIPFIARYRKEATGNLDEVVIRAIDEKSRYFMEVEERRKTILESIEGQGKLTEELKKAILECKTKNGLEDLYLPYKPKRRTRAMIAREKGLLGLAMRIWELPNEGHPLKEAESYISVENEVDSAEKALSLARDIVAELFSELPLLREELRQFFFDTGVVSSKIIEGKEQEGIKFKDYYDFKEKVSKIPSHRFLAIRRGEKENILDYNILIEEEEIFNKMLNLQKWHLKSPFSEEYRQAAKDGFKRLMMPGIETDVRVELKQKSDRAAVDVFAENLKHLLMSSPFGSKKVLGIDPGLRTGCKLVAIDATGAFLENETLYLTQGEEAKKRAKLTLLKFIKQYEPEAIAIGNGTAGRETETFVKEVLAQNNLKDIIVVSVNESGASVYSASENAREEFPDLDLTVRGSISIGRRLQDPLAELVKIDPKAIGVGQYQHDVFQPLLQEQLSHVVESCVNKVGVELNTASVELLSYVSGIGPSMAKKIVSHRTAQGAFKSRTDLLKISGFGQKTFEQAAGFLRIHGGNNPLDASQVHPERYDVVEAIAKDLNVPLTNLIGNDKLLTQINLKKFINKDLGELTLLDIIEELKKPGRDPRNAFERPIFRDDILEMKDLKPGMILEGIVTNVTEFGAFVDIGVHQDGLVHVSHLSDRFIKNPREVVTPGQKVKVKVLEVDIPRKRISLTCRLNEREAPATPKNTKDAKAAKPGGKPFFKSPFDSL from the coding sequence ATGGCTTTTGAATTAGAGACTGTTGAAAAAAAAATGATAGAAGAACTCTCTTCTGAACTTAAAATCTCGAAAATTTCTTTCGCATCGGTTCTTAAACTGCTTAAGGAAGGCAACACCATTCCTTTTATCGCACGTTATAGGAAGGAAGCGACCGGAAATTTAGACGAGGTCGTCATACGGGCAATTGACGAGAAAAGCCGCTATTTTATGGAAGTCGAGGAAAGAAGAAAAACTATCCTTGAGTCTATTGAAGGGCAAGGAAAACTAACAGAAGAGTTAAAAAAAGCCATCCTGGAATGTAAAACTAAAAATGGCCTTGAGGACCTTTACTTGCCTTATAAACCCAAGAGAAGAACAAGGGCCATGATTGCAAGGGAAAAGGGGCTGCTTGGTCTTGCGATGAGAATTTGGGAGCTTCCTAATGAAGGCCATCCTTTAAAGGAAGCGGAAAGCTATATTTCGGTAGAAAATGAAGTGGATAGCGCTGAAAAAGCACTTTCTCTTGCAAGAGACATTGTTGCAGAGCTTTTTTCTGAACTTCCACTCTTAAGAGAGGAGCTGAGGCAGTTCTTTTTTGACACAGGAGTGGTTTCTTCTAAAATTATCGAAGGAAAAGAACAGGAAGGAATCAAATTTAAAGATTATTATGACTTTAAAGAAAAAGTTTCCAAAATTCCCTCTCACCGCTTTTTAGCTATTCGAAGGGGAGAAAAAGAAAATATCTTGGATTATAACATTCTTATAGAAGAGGAAGAAATTTTTAATAAAATGCTTAATCTTCAAAAGTGGCATTTAAAATCCCCGTTTTCTGAAGAATATCGGCAAGCTGCTAAGGATGGCTTTAAGCGGTTAATGATGCCGGGTATTGAAACGGATGTAAGAGTTGAATTAAAACAAAAATCAGATAGGGCAGCGGTTGATGTTTTTGCCGAGAATTTGAAGCATTTGCTTATGTCTTCGCCTTTTGGTAGCAAAAAAGTGCTTGGGATTGATCCGGGACTAAGGACTGGCTGTAAATTGGTTGCAATCGATGCGACGGGCGCTTTTTTAGAGAATGAGACGCTTTATTTGACCCAAGGCGAAGAAGCTAAAAAAAGAGCCAAGCTAACTCTTCTTAAATTTATAAAACAATATGAACCTGAAGCGATTGCCATAGGCAATGGAACTGCCGGAAGGGAGACCGAAACTTTTGTCAAAGAGGTCTTAGCACAAAACAATCTTAAAGACATTATTGTGGTTTCGGTTAATGAATCCGGGGCAAGTGTTTATAGCGCCTCTGAAAATGCTAGAGAAGAGTTTCCTGATCTTGATTTGACAGTCAGGGGAAGCATATCCATTGGAAGAAGGCTTCAAGACCCGCTTGCTGAACTTGTTAAAATCGATCCGAAAGCGATTGGTGTCGGTCAATACCAGCATGATGTTTTTCAACCGTTGCTTCAAGAACAACTTTCCCATGTCGTTGAATCATGCGTGAATAAAGTTGGTGTCGAGTTAAATACTGCAAGTGTCGAGTTATTGTCTTACGTCTCGGGAATAGGCCCTTCCATGGCAAAAAAAATAGTCAGCCACAGAACGGCTCAAGGGGCATTTAAATCTAGAACCGACTTATTGAAAATTTCCGGATTCGGGCAAAAAACTTTTGAGCAGGCAGCCGGGTTCTTAAGGATTCATGGCGGCAATAACCCCCTTGATGCTTCTCAAGTTCATCCTGAAAGATATGACGTTGTGGAAGCCATTGCAAAAGACTTAAATGTCCCTTTAACAAACTTAATTGGCAATGACAAGCTTTTAACCCAAATTAATTTAAAGAAATTTATTAATAAAGATCTTGGTGAGCTCACCCTTTTAGATATCATCGAAGAATTAAAAAAGCCGGGACGCGACCCAAGAAACGCTTTTGAAAGACCAATTTTTAGAGATGATATTTTAGAAATGAAAGATTTAAAACCCGGAATGATTCTTGAAGGTATCGTTACAAACGTGACTGAGTTTGGGGCTTTTGTGGATATTGGCGTTCACCAAGACGGTTTAGTCCACGTCTCTCATCTTTCGGACCGATTTATCAAAAATCCAAGGGAGGTGGTTACTCCGGGTCAAAAAGTAAAAGTAAAAGTCCTCGAGGTCGATATTCCAAGAAAAAGAATCTCTTTAACTTGCAGGTTAAATGAGAGGGAAGCTCCTGCTACCCCAAAAAACACTAAGGATGCAAAAGCTGCAAAACCGGGAGGAAAACCCTTTTTTAAGTCCCCTTTTGATAGTTTGTAA
- a CDS encoding DUF4383 domain-containing protein → MSFTLRILSLVTAISFLFLALFSFVPYAVIDGRLFGWMAVNPPLNFFHLFTALAAAAASYSGDKVPFAFFRIFGFVYLFMGVLGLLHFGYPLLGFMANSFQGNFFHTLIGCLFILVSFLEPASK, encoded by the coding sequence ATGTCATTTACACTAAGGATTTTATCTCTTGTCACTGCTATTTCCTTTCTCTTTCTTGCCCTTTTTAGCTTTGTTCCTTACGCAGTAATAGACGGTCGGCTTTTTGGATGGATGGCCGTGAATCCCCCTCTAAATTTTTTCCATCTTTTTACAGCTTTAGCCGCCGCCGCCGCAAGTTATAGCGGTGATAAGGTCCCTTTTGCTTTTTTTCGAATTTTTGGTTTTGTCTATTTGTTTATGGGAGTGCTTGGCCTTCTTCACTTCGGCTACCCCTTGCTTGGATTTATGGCCAACAGCTTTCAGGGAAACTTCTTTCACACACTCATCGGGTGTTTATTTATATTAGTTAGTTTTCTTGAGCCCGCTTCTAAATGA
- a CDS encoding N-formylglutamate amidohydrolase, giving the protein MKIKKVVLSVEHAGFELPYGFEISIPEKILTSHRGYDKGAFEIGEAFEKVFKTGFFSQSLSRLVIEMNRSLNHPFLFSSYTKGLTKEEKKSLIDQYYFPYRDAVQSLISRKIKQEGSVVHLSLHTFTPIFKGIKRNAMIGLLYDSRRKRERELALSWKENLKKNLDIGYNVKLNYPYLGKADGLTSYFRKIYKPSEYVGLELEVNQALFSKRQAFFDLSILVAEALKESLKTWEKNLVLKRSQQIPPADLPA; this is encoded by the coding sequence GTGAAAATTAAAAAGGTAGTGTTAAGCGTTGAGCATGCAGGCTTTGAACTCCCTTATGGATTCGAAATTTCTATCCCCGAAAAGATCCTTACAAGCCATAGAGGGTATGACAAGGGGGCTTTTGAAATAGGGGAGGCTTTTGAAAAGGTGTTCAAAACGGGCTTTTTTAGTCAAAGCCTCTCACGGCTTGTAATCGAGATGAACCGCTCCTTAAACCATCCGTTCCTTTTTTCTTCCTACACGAAGGGTTTAACAAAAGAAGAAAAAAAATCTTTAATCGATCAATATTATTTTCCCTATAGGGATGCCGTTCAATCTTTAATTAGCCGTAAAATTAAACAAGAGGGGAGTGTCGTTCATCTTTCCCTCCACACTTTTACCCCGATTTTTAAGGGAATAAAAAGAAACGCTATGATTGGGCTCCTCTACGACTCCCGTAGGAAAAGAGAGCGCGAGTTAGCCCTCTCTTGGAAAGAGAATTTAAAAAAAAATTTGGATATCGGTTATAATGTTAAATTGAACTACCCCTACCTCGGGAAGGCCGATGGTTTGACCTCCTATTTCCGTAAAATTTATAAACCATCCGAATATGTGGGCCTAGAGCTTGAGGTAAATCAGGCGTTATTCTCTAAAAGACAAGCCTTTTTTGATCTTTCTATCCTAGTGGCTGAAGCTTTAAAGGAGAGCCTAAAGACATGGGAAAAAAACTTAGTATTGAAACGCAGCCAACAGATACCACCTGCGGACCTACCTGCTTAA
- a CDS encoding U-box domain-containing protein → MNCDTSFNNCNAQGKSLSFNPKEKEKEKELDSNNPFPEAGDFWLGLESTGLVYNSEQDKFFLTPEVAKSSKAGRLQFWVEEFVKEAKAFEKMTPKPTHLIYKQIRALLANYDSRNLTRAIRSCFQDEVGLDSLLELLSCPIYHSLIREPVLLDSGQIVDRESIEKWVKSGQNNNPFTRAPLSYTKDPLIQKLLYALDAKFSEGAPRTTEAKKTYRQVIKSPFFVNESPLWCRALAIIMQPKTFFIRKKGRNHFVLEARLPISEGGNSSTPYSLLKVSFCVDKGGKFQLINNPTQIFETMEDLLTNFGCEGYMPLSPKEKHALESTVNKEVFLANISLSSPDSPQKDCLLNLIKQLEHRFTEEKVRQLAMGHDKMVLFRASINPTSFPSLTAYYEFNNGNSRKKLKLGFLNGNLYIASGFAYGRTQQGDYLVKFSKNGQEKMCVPKELNPEDPIEKLILNEFNFLKDNNLLANMGQGFFIKEDPILFTDQMKAENLYLYSELDRGGYELDNLRDSPYGL, encoded by the coding sequence GTGAATTGTGATACTAGCTTTAATAATTGTAATGCCCAGGGAAAGTCCCTTTCTTTTAACCCAAAAGAGAAAGAAAAGGAAAAGGAATTAGACAGCAATAATCCATTCCCCGAGGCCGGAGATTTTTGGCTCGGGCTTGAGTCTACCGGGCTCGTCTATAACTCTGAACAGGACAAATTTTTTCTAACGCCTGAAGTTGCAAAGTCGAGCAAAGCCGGCAGATTACAATTTTGGGTAGAAGAGTTTGTTAAGGAAGCCAAAGCCTTCGAAAAAATGACCCCTAAGCCGACTCACTTAATTTATAAGCAAATTAGAGCTCTTTTGGCGAATTATGATTCAAGGAACCTAACCCGCGCTATTCGCAGTTGTTTCCAAGATGAAGTAGGCTTAGATTCGCTACTTGAGCTCTTAAGCTGTCCAATTTATCACTCTTTGATCAGAGAGCCTGTTTTGCTTGACTCAGGGCAGATAGTGGATAGGGAATCTATCGAAAAATGGGTTAAGTCAGGCCAAAATAATAATCCCTTTACAAGAGCACCCCTTAGTTATACGAAAGATCCTCTTATTCAAAAGTTGCTTTATGCGTTAGATGCCAAGTTTTCTGAGGGCGCACCTAGAACAACAGAGGCCAAAAAAACGTATAGACAGGTAATTAAAAGTCCATTCTTTGTAAATGAATCACCCCTTTGGTGTAGAGCTCTTGCTATCATCATGCAGCCTAAAACTTTCTTTATTCGTAAAAAAGGAAGGAACCACTTTGTACTTGAAGCAAGATTGCCGATTTCAGAAGGAGGTAATTCTTCTACTCCTTATAGTCTTTTAAAAGTAAGCTTTTGTGTCGATAAGGGAGGAAAATTCCAACTTATCAATAACCCGACTCAAATTTTTGAGACGATGGAGGATTTGTTAACGAATTTTGGTTGCGAAGGGTATATGCCTTTATCTCCTAAAGAAAAACACGCTCTTGAGTCTACTGTAAATAAAGAGGTCTTCCTTGCAAATATTAGTTTATCAAGCCCTGATTCCCCTCAAAAAGATTGCTTGCTCAATCTTATTAAGCAGTTAGAGCATCGTTTTACCGAAGAAAAGGTGCGTCAGCTAGCTATGGGCCATGACAAAATGGTGCTTTTTAGAGCGAGCATCAATCCGACAAGTTTTCCATCGCTTACTGCTTATTATGAATTTAATAATGGAAACTCCAGAAAAAAACTAAAGCTCGGTTTCTTAAATGGCAATCTTTATATAGCGAGTGGTTTTGCCTATGGCCGGACACAACAGGGTGATTATTTAGTTAAATTTAGCAAAAATGGACAGGAAAAAATGTGTGTACCAAAAGAGCTAAATCCGGAAGATCCTATCGAAAAATTGATCTTAAACGAATTTAACTTTCTAAAAGATAATAATTTGCTCGCAAACATGGGACAGGGTTTTTTTATTAAGGAAGACCCAATTTTATTTACTGACCAAATGAAAGCTGAGAATCTGTATTTATATTCTGAACTTGATAGAGGCGGCTATGAACTGGATAACTTAAGGGATAGTCCGTACGGGTTATAA